The Acidobacteriota bacterium nucleotide sequence GGCGTTCTGGCCGGCACCGGCAATCGCGATCAACGATGCCCTGTTCGGCGCTGAGATCGTTGTGGACGAGCATTCCTTCTTCGGGAGAGAGCCTCTTCAGTGGGACGCGCTGATGTGGTTTCTGATCGGCCTTCCTTTCATTGTCGTTCTCCACGGACGTACCAGGCACGCGGCGGAGACTTTCCGCCGTTTCCGCTCGGAGATGACGGGTTGGTGGCCGCGGGTGAAGGCGCGGGTGCGCCACATCGGGGTCGCGAGATTTCTCGTCGTTTTCGTCTCGGGCTGTGGACTTCTCGCGCTCGTCTGGGCCATCGGCGACGCGTTCATCGTCGCCTGGTTGTCCTCCGTCCCTGAGAGGCTTTCGAACTTCGCGACGCGACCACTGAACCGCCTTGGGGACGGGCTCCTGATGACGGTTTGCGTTCTTTTCATCGGGGTCGCTGGCGCGGCATTCGGGCGGCTCAGGTGGATGTTCGAAGCGGTCGCCATCGCGATCACTGCCTCGGTCAGCGGCGTACTGCTCTCGACGCTCAAGCCGGTCGTGGGGCGGGTCAGACCAGAGCTCTGGACGAGTCCGTTCGATTTCGCGCCGGGCGGCGATTCGTTTCCGAGTGGCCATTCACTCTACGCCGCGGCGTTCGGCGTGACACTGCTGCTCGCCCGCGTACATGGCCGCCTTCGGTGGATCCTCGCCGGATTCGTGATGCTGATTCCGCTCGCCCGGATCGTCAACTTCCGCCACTGGCCATCGGACGCGCTCGGCTCGATCCTCCTGGTGTGTCTCGTCGCCTGGATCGTGGTTCCGGCGACGATGCAGGGGAAAGCGATTGAGAATGCGCCGACTCTCTCAGAGTGAATTCTCGGACGAGGAGCAGTCCAGCTTCCGCTTGCAGACTCACCAGTTCAGCTCGAAAATGCAGGCTTTATCGCGAAGAGTCTGGCAGGACGTCTCCGCGACGCTTCCGTCGGGGG carries:
- a CDS encoding phosphatase PAP2 family protein; this translates as MSIAGAEKSEAEVVDGRATAEPSGESVALLAISIWFFATIVLSAFWPAPAIAINDALFGAEIVVDEHSFFGREPLQWDALMWFLIGLPFIVVLHGRTRHAAETFRRFRSEMTGWWPRVKARVRHIGVARFLVVFVSGCGLLALVWAIGDAFIVAWLSSVPERLSNFATRPLNRLGDGLLMTVCVLFIGVAGAAFGRLRWMFEAVAIAITASVSGVLLSTLKPVVGRVRPELWTSPFDFAPGGDSFPSGHSLYAAAFGVTLLLARVHGRLRWILAGFVMLIPLARIVNFRHWPSDALGSILLVCLVAWIVVPATMQGKAIENAPTLSE